One genomic segment of Cellulophaga sp. HaHaR_3_176 includes these proteins:
- a CDS encoding YARHG domain-containing protein, with translation MYNQKLKVLFTILIGILSSNTINSQRIGWSEIDESKVSPWNVENIKDYESVYHFGESEGESDFILIVVDSTVYGQIRTGHWNENSTGWIPEHINLQNIRIEGSKFFSDSYNGEFVVYDNGKEPISGLKIDKPWMDEPSYNGYEIGTVNYPINIHYELGNYTQASTQLLKLEDLKKYTSSELQLMRNEIYARYGYVFSKGEKMDTYFSKTKWYKPQYKSVENMLTELEKQNIKTIKKNESK, from the coding sequence ATGTATAATCAGAAGCTTAAAGTTTTATTTACTATTTTAATTGGCATACTATCAAGTAACACAATAAACTCACAACGTATCGGTTGGTCTGAAATTGACGAATCTAAGGTGTCGCCATGGAATGTTGAAAATATAAAAGATTACGAAAGTGTTTATCATTTTGGAGAATCGGAAGGGGAATCAGATTTTATTTTAATAGTTGTCGATAGCACTGTTTATGGACAAATAAGAACTGGACATTGGAATGAAAATTCTACAGGTTGGATTCCAGAACATATAAACCTACAAAATATTCGAATTGAGGGTTCTAAATTTTTCTCTGATAGTTACAATGGCGAATTTGTAGTTTATGATAACGGCAAAGAACCTATATCAGGTCTGAAGATTGATAAACCATGGATGGATGAACCTAGCTATAATGGTTATGAAATAGGTACAGTAAACTACCCTATAAACATACATTACGAGCTTGGAAATTATACTCAAGCATCAACTCAATTACTAAAATTAGAAGATTTAAAGAAATATACATCTTCAGAATTACAACTTATGCGTAATGAAATTTATGCGCGTTATGGTTACGTTTTCTCAAAAGGAGAAAAAATGGATACTTACTTTTCAAAAACTAAATGGTATAAACCACAATATAAATCTGTAGAAAACATGTTGACAGAATTAGAAAAACAGAATATTAAAACAATCAAAAAAAATGAATCTAAATAA
- a CDS encoding 3'-5' exonuclease yields MLQKTNLEHILFLDIETVPEEENYQNLSDDKKELWDHKSQYQRKDEFTSEEFYERAGIWAEFGKIVCISVGYFNINGDSRSFRVTTFHGEESKLLKEFKNLLDGHFNHPKYVLCGHNAKEFDFPYIARRMLINRIDLPSKLNLFGKKPWEISHIDTMELWKFGDYKHFTSLKLMANVLGIPSPKGDIDGSMVRQVFYNDNNIERIVKYCELDVITTAQVFLRLRNDDLLKDDEVKNV; encoded by the coding sequence ATGTTACAAAAAACAAACCTTGAGCATATTTTATTTTTAGATATTGAAACCGTACCTGAAGAAGAAAATTATCAAAATTTAAGTGATGATAAAAAAGAGCTTTGGGACCACAAATCGCAATATCAGAGAAAAGATGAATTTACTTCAGAAGAGTTTTACGAACGTGCAGGTATTTGGGCCGAGTTTGGTAAAATAGTTTGTATTTCTGTTGGATATTTTAATATTAATGGAGATTCTCGCAGTTTTAGAGTTACAACTTTTCATGGTGAAGAGAGTAAATTATTAAAAGAGTTTAAAAATTTACTAGACGGTCATTTTAACCACCCTAAGTATGTTTTGTGTGGCCACAACGCTAAGGAGTTTGATTTTCCTTACATAGCTCGCAGAATGCTTATAAACCGCATTGACTTACCTTCTAAACTTAATTTATTTGGAAAGAAGCCATGGGAAATATCGCATATAGACACAATGGAATTATGGAAGTTTGGAGACTACAAGCATTTTACATCATTAAAACTAATGGCAAACGTGCTTGGAATACCATCACCTAAAGGAGATATTGATGGCAGCATGGTTAGGCAAGTATTTTATAACGATAATAATATTGAAAGAATAGTAAAATATTGTGAGCTAGATGTTATAACTACTGCTCAAGTTTTTTTACGATTAAGGAACGATGATTTATTAAAAGATGATGAGGTTAAAAATGTATAA